The Dyadobacter subterraneus genome window below encodes:
- the pdhA gene encoding pyruvate dehydrogenase (acetyl-transferring) E1 component subunit alpha yields the protein MATVTEKKKASAPKLQHSKERYMFWFENMLLQRRFEEKAGQLYGQQKIRGFCHLYIGQEACSSGAATALEKGDKYITAYRDHGIPLALGTDPKAIMAELYGKKTGTTKGKGGSMHIFDKENGFVGGHGIVGAQIPLGAGIAFAEKYNKTGKLCICYFGDGAIRQGAFHEALNMAMNWKLPVIFVVENNGYAMGTSVARSSNVTELYTLGEAYDIPSEPVDGMSVEAIHEAVSRAAERARKGDGPTFLEFRTYRYRGHSMSDPQKYRSKEEVEEYKHRDPIEQIRAVILDNNLATAEDLEAIDKKVKEIVAESVQFAEDSDFPDPSEAYTDVYAENDYPFIMD from the coding sequence ATGGCCACCGTTACTGAAAAAAAGAAAGCATCAGCTCCCAAATTACAGCATTCGAAAGAACGCTATATGTTCTGGTTCGAGAACATGTTATTACAACGCCGGTTTGAAGAAAAAGCTGGCCAGCTTTACGGACAGCAGAAAATCCGTGGTTTTTGTCACCTTTATATCGGTCAGGAAGCATGTTCTTCAGGAGCTGCCACTGCGCTGGAAAAAGGAGATAAATACATAACTGCTTACCGCGACCACGGTATTCCATTGGCTTTGGGAACAGATCCAAAAGCGATTATGGCTGAACTTTACGGAAAGAAAACTGGAACGACCAAAGGAAAAGGTGGTTCTATGCACATTTTCGATAAAGAGAATGGCTTTGTTGGAGGACATGGTATCGTTGGCGCACAAATTCCTTTAGGAGCAGGTATTGCCTTTGCTGAAAAGTATAACAAAACAGGTAAACTTTGTATCTGTTACTTTGGTGACGGAGCGATTCGCCAGGGTGCATTCCACGAAGCGCTGAACATGGCGATGAACTGGAAACTGCCTGTTATTTTCGTTGTTGAAAACAATGGTTACGCGATGGGAACTTCGGTTGCGCGTTCATCCAATGTTACCGAATTGTACACATTAGGAGAAGCTTACGATATTCCTTCGGAACCAGTTGACGGAATGAGCGTGGAAGCGATTCACGAAGCAGTTTCTCGCGCAGCTGAACGTGCACGTAAAGGTGACGGACCAACTTTCCTTGAATTCCGTACTTATCGTTATCGTGGACACTCAATGTCTGATCCTCAAAAATACCGTTCAAAAGAAGAGGTTGAGGAATACAAACACCGTGACCCGATCGAGCAGATCAGAGCTGTAATTTTGGATAATAATCTTGCAACAGCAGAAGATCTTGAAGCGATTGACAAAAAGGTAAAAGAAATCGTTGCTGAATCTGTTCAGTTTGCTGAAGACTCCGATTTCCCGGATCCATCAGAAGCATATACAGATGTTTACGCAGAGAACGATTATCCGTTTATCATGGACTAA
- a CDS encoding NADH-quinone oxidoreductase subunit N, with product MYPIVLLSVLGIVTLFLGFSKSKNILLPAVLLFLAVALAGNFFEWNKGPLLYFYDMFRVDNLTLAFNGIILASAFMIVAISGGFQDNAEAEPAEYYALMLFSLVGAIMMVGFEHLIMLFIGVEILSVAMYVLTGSNKRNLRSNEAALKYFLMGAFATGIMLFGMTLLYGATGSFKLNEIQAFVSTTQQAAPSYILYAGLLLLLIGMLFKVSAAPFHFWTPDVYEGAPTIFTTFMSTIVKTAGFAALYRLLSHSFTGVYGFWWLVIAMIAILTLLVGNIGATTQNSFKRMMAYSGISHAGYLLIALTALSKPTQNAIVFYSLAYSLSTIAAFGVLMLVSKEKTFEGQPDERYDAFNGLAKNNPFLAFVVTVSMLSLAGIPLTAGFWGKFFVFSSAADRGIIWVPAIAVLMSVVGIYYYFRVIIASYLKEGDIAEIRVAPFYKIVLIVATVLTIVFGLAPGLLEGIF from the coding sequence ATGTATCCCATTGTTTTGTTGTCAGTTCTTGGAATCGTAACACTCTTCTTAGGGTTCTCGAAATCGAAGAATATCTTATTGCCAGCTGTTCTGCTTTTCCTTGCTGTTGCACTGGCAGGTAATTTCTTTGAGTGGAACAAAGGGCCGCTGTTATATTTTTACGATATGTTCCGGGTTGATAACCTGACATTAGCTTTTAACGGCATCATACTGGCTTCTGCTTTTATGATCGTTGCCATTTCAGGAGGTTTTCAGGACAATGCAGAAGCGGAACCAGCTGAATATTATGCGTTAATGCTTTTCTCTCTGGTTGGTGCCATCATGATGGTTGGGTTTGAACATTTGATCATGCTTTTCATTGGTGTTGAAATTCTTTCCGTTGCCATGTATGTACTTACAGGTAGCAACAAACGTAATTTACGTTCGAATGAAGCTGCATTGAAATACTTTTTGATGGGAGCTTTTGCAACGGGTATCATGCTTTTTGGTATGACATTGCTTTACGGAGCTACCGGTTCATTCAAATTAAATGAAATTCAGGCTTTTGTTTCTACAACACAGCAAGCTGCTCCTTCTTATATTTTGTATGCAGGATTATTATTGCTGCTGATTGGTATGTTATTCAAAGTTTCTGCCGCACCTTTCCACTTCTGGACGCCGGATGTATATGAAGGAGCGCCGACGATTTTTACAACATTTATGTCAACAATCGTAAAGACAGCAGGTTTTGCGGCACTTTACAGATTATTATCACATTCATTTACCGGAGTATATGGTTTCTGGTGGCTGGTAATTGCCATGATCGCTATTCTTACTTTATTGGTTGGAAATATCGGAGCAACTACACAGAATAGCTTTAAACGGATGATGGCGTATTCCGGGATTTCGCACGCTGGTTATTTGCTGATCGCGTTAACGGCACTTTCGAAACCGACGCAAAACGCCATTGTGTTCTATTCGTTAGCTTATTCACTTTCAACAATCGCTGCTTTTGGTGTATTGATGTTAGTATCAAAAGAAAAGACATTCGAAGGTCAGCCGGATGAGCGTTATGATGCATTCAACGGATTAGCTAAGAATAATCCTTTCCTGGCATTTGTGGTAACGGTATCCATGTTATCGCTTGCCGGAATTCCATTAACAGCTGGTTTCTGGGGGAAATTCTTTGTGTTCAGCAGCGCCGCCGACAGAGGGATTATCTGGGTGCCTGCCATAGCGGTTTTAATGTCTGTTGTTGGTATTTATTACTACTTCCGTGTAATTATCGCATCTTACCTGAAAGAAGGTGATATCGCTGAAATTCGTGTTGCCCCGTTTTATAAAATCGTTTTAATCGTGGCTACGGTCCTTACCATCGTTTTCGGTTTGGCTCCTGGTTTGCTGGAAGGAATTTTTTAA
- a CDS encoding aminotransferase class I/II-fold pyridoxal phosphate-dependent enzyme has product MKIYPTSHLPGRKVLLNNDKEYLYFSGTDYLGMGHHDGFLTYLKEGISNYGTHFGSSRNNSLRLEVYEEAETALAKFSGAPAALTTSSGMWAGQLLMKELPQIIATDLQNKNSHTSNIHYHYAPRVHPALWGAEYVSANSDWEEWAKDTILAIQESGADCVHIICSDSVGSPFVEKFDFSIFKTLPFYREIYLIVDDSHGFGVLGQNGSGVFKELSSIQQVKLIVSSSLNKALGIPGGVILGNHNIIDSIRKSPFFAGASPAAPAYIYAFKKLLESNTYPVVHQKLLDNVRYISGNLAQTNLFVSIPNYPVFCSLNSKLFDFLEENGIMASCFSYPNPTDPPITRIVISAIHEKEDLDRLAEVCMKF; this is encoded by the coding sequence ATGAAAATTTATCCCACAAGTCATCTTCCCGGCCGAAAGGTTTTACTAAATAATGATAAGGAATATCTTTATTTCAGCGGGACAGATTATCTTGGAATGGGCCATCACGATGGGTTTCTGACTTATCTAAAAGAAGGAATTTCAAATTACGGTACGCATTTTGGCAGTTCCAGAAATAACAGTCTGAGGCTGGAAGTTTACGAAGAAGCTGAAACTGCTCTGGCAAAGTTTTCCGGTGCTCCTGCGGCGCTAACGACCTCATCAGGCATGTGGGCAGGGCAGCTTTTAATGAAAGAATTGCCACAGATTATTGCTACGGATTTACAAAACAAAAATTCCCACACATCCAATATCCATTATCACTACGCGCCAAGGGTTCATCCCGCGTTATGGGGTGCGGAATATGTTTCTGCAAATTCGGATTGGGAAGAGTGGGCGAAGGATACCATTTTAGCAATTCAGGAAAGCGGCGCGGATTGTGTTCATATTATTTGTTCAGATTCCGTAGGTTCTCCTTTTGTTGAAAAGTTTGATTTTTCGATTTTTAAAACACTTCCTTTTTATCGGGAAATATATCTTATCGTCGATGATTCTCATGGATTTGGTGTTTTGGGCCAAAATGGGAGTGGAGTTTTTAAAGAATTATCTTCGATTCAGCAGGTTAAACTCATCGTTAGTTCTTCCTTAAATAAAGCACTTGGAATTCCTGGCGGTGTAATTTTGGGAAATCATAATATCATTGATTCCATCCGCAAAAGTCCATTTTTTGCGGGTGCTTCTCCTGCTGCGCCGGCTTACATTTATGCTTTTAAAAAACTGTTGGAATCAAATACCTATCCGGTTGTTCATCAGAAATTACTTGATAACGTCAGGTACATTTCGGGCAATCTAGCTCAAACCAATCTTTTTGTTAGCATCCCAAACTATCCGGTTTTTTGCAGTTTGAACAGCAAACTTTTTGATTTTCTGGAAGAAAATGGAATTATGGCTTCCTGTTTTTCTTATCCAAATCCCACAGATCCGCCCATTACAAGAATAGTAATCAGCGCGATCCACGAAAAAGAAGACCTCGACCGATTGGCCGAGGTCTGTATGAAATTTTAA
- a CDS encoding alpha/beta hydrolase, translating to MRKSLLSFIFLTAFIFPSFAQKEIPLYPGAIPNAKEAANEETNTKGVVRNVSKPTLSVFLPPVGQSNGAAVVICPGGGYGVLVIDREGYEVAQAFNRQGIAAFVLKYRLPSDKIMRDKSIGPLQDAQQAIKTVRERAKEWNVDTSKIGIMGFSAGGHLAATAGTHFDKSLIENKEKTSVRPNFMVLVYPVISFLEAPSHKGSRSNLIGSSATDDQIKYFSNEFQVNQSTPPAFITHAGDDTVVPVSNSLMFYEALNKFKSPSELHIYSKGEHGYLKTPPFDEWFTRCINWMKTNQFIP from the coding sequence ATGCGTAAATCTCTTTTATCATTCATTTTTCTGACCGCGTTCATTTTCCCAAGTTTTGCTCAGAAAGAAATCCCGTTATACCCCGGCGCAATACCTAATGCGAAGGAAGCAGCTAATGAAGAAACGAATACAAAAGGTGTGGTCAGAAATGTTTCAAAACCAACACTTTCCGTTTTTCTTCCCCCTGTTGGCCAGAGTAACGGAGCCGCAGTTGTTATTTGTCCGGGCGGGGGTTATGGTGTTTTGGTTATTGACCGTGAAGGTTATGAAGTAGCCCAGGCATTTAATCGACAAGGAATCGCAGCTTTTGTTTTGAAATACCGTTTGCCTAGTGATAAGATCATGAGGGATAAAAGTATTGGACCTTTGCAGGATGCGCAGCAGGCGATAAAAACCGTACGCGAAAGGGCAAAAGAATGGAATGTTGATACGAGTAAAATCGGAATTATGGGATTTTCGGCTGGCGGACATTTAGCTGCAACTGCCGGAACTCATTTTGACAAATCACTTATTGAAAACAAAGAAAAAACAAGTGTGCGACCGAATTTCATGGTTCTGGTTTATCCCGTAATCAGTTTTCTGGAAGCGCCAAGTCACAAAGGTTCACGCAGTAATTTGATCGGGTCATCGGCAACCGACGATCAGATAAAATATTTTTCAAATGAATTCCAGGTTAACCAATCAACGCCGCCTGCATTTATTACGCATGCCGGAGACGACACCGTCGTTCCTGTTTCAAACAGCCTTATGTTTTATGAAGCTTTGAATAAATTTAAAAGTCCTTCCGAGCTTCATATTTATTCAAAAGGTGAGCATGGCTATTTGAAAACTCCGCCATTTGACGAGTGGTTTACACGCTGTATCAATTGGATGAAAACAAATCAGTTTATTCCATAA
- a CDS encoding polysaccharide biosynthesis protein: MKDFSSHEVPQFNEDFRKSHYHQNLINFSPEELLDREPVTLDTKNISEFIRNKRILITGAGGSIGRNLVKQIILFKPKRLILIDKCESAIYELDEEIRELRISGIEIVSFIGDVADRKRMKPLFQKNQPQIIFHAAANKHVPLLEKNAYEAIKTNIFGTKVLADLAVDYWVEKFIFISTDKAVNPSNVMGVTKRFAEIILQNLNKTNNTTQFIVTRFGNVLGTKGSVVPVFKKQIAKGGPVEITHAKVKRYFITMNEACQLVLEAGATGHANEIFILDMGELVPLTALAEKMIRLSGLQPDVDIKIIYIGLRAGEKLIEERLRNDEIDTPTHHPKLRIAQLAAVHSFEVDTVLNKLEKALDSGEDNEMILILKDAIPEYISHNSEFEKLDILRAAKVEKIIME, from the coding sequence ATGAAAGATTTCTCTTCTCATGAAGTACCTCAGTTTAATGAAGATTTTAGAAAGTCACATTATCACCAGAATCTTATCAATTTCAGTCCGGAAGAACTTTTGGATCGCGAGCCGGTTACTTTGGATACCAAAAATATCAGTGAATTTATAAGAAATAAAAGAATCCTGATTACCGGAGCAGGTGGATCCATTGGGAGAAATCTTGTAAAACAGATTATATTATTTAAACCTAAAAGACTCATTTTAATTGATAAGTGCGAATCTGCCATATATGAATTGGATGAAGAAATAAGGGAACTGCGTATATCGGGAATTGAAATTGTTTCTTTCATCGGTGATGTTGCGGATCGTAAGCGAATGAAACCTTTATTTCAAAAAAATCAACCTCAAATCATTTTTCACGCTGCGGCTAACAAACATGTGCCTCTCCTGGAAAAGAATGCCTACGAAGCAATCAAAACAAATATTTTTGGAACAAAAGTCCTGGCCGATCTGGCTGTTGACTATTGGGTAGAAAAATTTATTTTCATATCAACGGATAAAGCTGTGAATCCCTCAAATGTGATGGGTGTAACAAAAAGATTTGCTGAAATAATTTTACAAAATCTCAACAAAACGAATAATACTACACAATTCATCGTGACAAGATTTGGGAATGTTTTGGGGACAAAGGGATCCGTAGTTCCGGTTTTTAAAAAACAAATTGCCAAAGGCGGCCCGGTTGAAATTACACATGCCAAAGTAAAACGTTATTTTATTACCATGAATGAGGCATGCCAGCTAGTCCTTGAAGCAGGAGCAACAGGTCATGCAAATGAGATATTTATATTAGATATGGGAGAGCTGGTGCCGTTGACAGCACTGGCAGAAAAAATGATCCGGTTATCCGGTCTTCAACCGGATGTTGACATTAAAATTATCTATATCGGTTTACGGGCAGGCGAAAAACTTATTGAAGAGAGATTGAGAAATGATGAAATTGATACTCCAACGCATCATCCAAAATTAAGGATCGCACAATTAGCAGCTGTGCACAGTTTTGAAGTTGACACCGTTTTGAACAAACTGGAAAAAGCACTTGATTCCGGAGAGGATAATGAAATGATATTGATTCTGAAAGACGCAATCCCGGAATATATCAGCCATAATTCAGAATTTGAAAAACTTGATATACTCCGGGCTGCGAAAGTTGAAAAGATTATTATGGAATAA
- the tatC gene encoding twin-arginine translocase subunit TatC has translation MPLDQEFEHEEEEGDGQEMSFIGHLEELRWHVIRAIGSILVFAILAFIYIQEIYHYVIIAPSKPEFWTYQMSCKLSELVGYDDLCIRALNFQLQAIGMGDNFTMSMTSSVIAGLIFAFPYAFWEIWRFIKPGLKASERRSARGAVFYVTFLFFSGVFFGYYIVTPLAINFLANFTLDPAIINQFSITSYISLVATLTLACGIAFQLPIVVYVLSRVGILTPTFMREYRKHAFIVILIVAAIITPSPDIYSQILVAIPLLLLYEISILVSLKVAREKLREEKALQGPL, from the coding sequence ATGCCCTTAGATCAAGAATTTGAGCACGAAGAAGAAGAAGGAGATGGCCAGGAGATGTCTTTTATTGGACACCTTGAAGAATTAAGATGGCACGTTATCCGTGCAATTGGATCAATATTGGTTTTTGCTATTTTAGCTTTTATCTACATTCAGGAAATTTATCATTACGTAATTATTGCTCCATCCAAACCGGAATTTTGGACATACCAAATGTCATGTAAACTTTCGGAACTGGTTGGTTACGACGATTTATGTATCAGAGCGCTTAACTTCCAGCTTCAGGCAATCGGAATGGGAGATAACTTTACAATGAGTATGACCTCATCAGTCATTGCTGGGTTAATCTTTGCATTTCCATATGCTTTTTGGGAAATATGGCGTTTTATCAAACCTGGACTAAAAGCTTCAGAGAGAAGGTCCGCCCGTGGTGCTGTTTTTTATGTAACCTTTCTTTTCTTTTCAGGAGTTTTCTTTGGTTATTATATTGTTACACCATTGGCTATTAACTTTTTAGCAAACTTTACATTAGATCCTGCTATTATTAATCAATTTAGTATAACCTCATACATTTCATTAGTTGCTACGCTGACCTTGGCCTGCGGAATCGCGTTTCAGCTTCCAATCGTCGTTTATGTACTTTCCAGAGTAGGTATATTGACACCAACTTTTATGCGTGAATATCGTAAACATGCTTTTATTGTAATTCTGATTGTGGCGGCTATTATTACGCCATCACCTGATATTTACAGCCAGATTCTGGTAGCAATTCCTTTACTTTTGCTTTATGAAATCAGTATTCTGGTTTCTTTGAAAGTGGCAAGAGAAAAATTACGCGAAGAAAAAGCATTGCAAGGACCGTTATAA
- a CDS encoding alpha/beta fold hydrolase: protein MKYTVHAEGKFQFIDEGKGETLLLLHGLFGALSNWDGIIECFSDRYRVIIPLLPIYELPPREAGLDALLSFLEEFVAFKNLTNVTVLGNSLGGHIGLLYTLKNQENVTRLVLTGSSGLFENSMGGSFPKRGSYEYIRERVAYTFYDPEVATKDLIDEVFETTSSIPKCMSIVGIAKSAQRHNLAKDLHKIKVPTLLVWGLNDTITPPHVGYEFNRLIAGSELHFIDKCCHAPMMEHPDKFNVIVESFLEKHASVPVE from the coding sequence ATGAAATATACGGTACATGCAGAAGGCAAGTTTCAATTTATCGACGAAGGAAAGGGCGAAACATTATTGCTGTTGCATGGCCTTTTCGGTGCTTTGAGTAATTGGGATGGCATCATTGAATGCTTTTCGGATCGCTATCGTGTGATTATTCCTTTGCTCCCTATTTATGAACTTCCTCCACGCGAGGCAGGTTTAGACGCACTTTTGTCGTTCCTGGAAGAGTTTGTTGCCTTTAAAAATCTGACAAATGTTACTGTTCTGGGAAATTCTCTGGGTGGTCATATTGGTTTGTTATATACACTTAAAAACCAGGAAAACGTTACACGTCTGGTGCTAACGGGTAGTTCCGGACTTTTTGAAAATTCGATGGGCGGTTCTTTTCCAAAAAGAGGAAGCTACGAATATATACGTGAACGCGTTGCTTATACATTTTACGATCCGGAAGTTGCGACCAAAGATTTGATTGACGAAGTTTTTGAAACGACTTCGAGCATTCCTAAATGTATGAGTATTGTCGGAATTGCCAAATCCGCACAGCGTCACAATCTGGCAAAAGATCTGCATAAAATTAAAGTGCCGACGTTACTTGTCTGGGGTTTAAATGATACCATTACACCGCCGCATGTAGGTTATGAATTTAACCGTTTGATCGCAGGATCGGAATTGCACTTTATAGATAAGTGTTGTCATGCACCAATGATGGAACATCCTGACAAATTTAACGTTATAGTAGAAAGCTTTTTAGAAAAACATGCATCAGTTCCGGTGGAATAG
- a CDS encoding CBS domain-containing protein, translating to MLAATLINPMIPILKLTDTVGTALDWMDEFRTRQLVVADSGLYKGIVSEDILFDISDTTQPLSRIIIQHEDVFAAEDNHPYELLRLVTQFSLDVVPVVNENKNVTGTILVRDLVERFVSELGIQEKGAVLVLKIAERDYSLSEISRLIESNGTKVLSSYYSSSESLHPADTSLLTLKLNRTNINPIIATLERFGYDIEEAHANDPIESVDQERLDMLLRYLAT from the coding sequence ATGCTAGCTGCAACGTTAATTAATCCCATGATACCAATACTGAAACTTACCGATACGGTAGGTACGGCATTGGATTGGATGGATGAGTTTCGTACCCGGCAGCTTGTCGTGGCCGATTCAGGTTTGTATAAGGGGATTGTGTCGGAAGATATTCTTTTTGACATATCCGATACAACCCAGCCGCTTTCCAGAATAATCATTCAACACGAAGATGTTTTTGCTGCCGAAGACAATCATCCTTATGAGTTATTGAGACTTGTTACCCAGTTTTCGCTGGATGTTGTTCCGGTTGTTAATGAAAATAAAAATGTCACCGGGACTATTCTGGTGAGAGATCTGGTTGAGCGTTTTGTAAGTGAGCTTGGAATTCAGGAAAAAGGAGCCGTTCTGGTTTTGAAAATTGCGGAGAGAGATTATTCTTTATCTGAAATCAGCAGACTGATTGAATCAAACGGAACCAAGGTTTTAAGCAGTTATTATTCTTCGAGTGAATCACTGCATCCGGCAGATACTTCTTTGCTGACTTTGAAATTAAACCGTACCAATATTAATCCGATTATTGCCACTTTGGAGCGTTTTGGATACGATATTGAAGAAGCGCATGCCAACGATCCGATCGAAAGTGTTGATCAGGAACGCCTTGATATGTTACTTCGCTATTTAGCTACATAA
- a CDS encoding SDR family oxidoreductase has translation MDLELKDKVIIVTGGAKGIGKGIANVLAWEGAIPVIIGRNEEDNLLAVAEIEQEGGRAFQVTAELSKPEECERAVKLIEDTFGRIEGVVNNAGVNDGVGLEHGSYEKFIQSLHSNLIHYYLIVHHALPALKKSKGSILNIGSKTAETGQGGTSAYAAANGGRSALTREWAVELLPYGIRVNAIIVAECYTPLYEKWIQTLPNPEEKLASIESKIPLGQRMTTAEEIANMTAFLLSARSSHTTGQLIHVDGGYVHLDRAITD, from the coding sequence ATGGATTTAGAGCTTAAGGATAAGGTGATCATTGTAACCGGAGGTGCAAAAGGGATTGGAAAAGGAATTGCCAATGTGCTGGCCTGGGAAGGTGCAATACCTGTTATTATAGGAAGAAACGAAGAAGATAATTTATTAGCCGTTGCGGAAATAGAACAGGAAGGCGGTCGTGCTTTTCAGGTTACAGCAGAATTATCCAAACCAGAAGAGTGTGAAAGAGCTGTTAAATTAATTGAAGATACATTTGGCAGAATTGAGGGCGTTGTCAATAACGCAGGCGTTAATGACGGTGTCGGACTGGAACATGGCAGTTATGAAAAATTCATCCAAAGTCTTCATAGTAATTTAATCCATTATTATCTGATTGTTCACCATGCTTTGCCGGCTTTGAAAAAATCAAAAGGTTCTATTTTAAATATCGGATCAAAAACAGCAGAAACCGGTCAGGGCGGAACTTCGGCTTATGCCGCTGCAAATGGCGGACGCAGTGCACTGACGCGTGAATGGGCGGTGGAATTGTTACCTTATGGTATTCGGGTTAACGCGATTATTGTAGCAGAATGTTATACCCCGTTATATGAAAAATGGATTCAGACGTTACCTAATCCTGAGGAAAAACTTGCTTCGATCGAAAGCAAAATTCCATTGGGACAAAGAATGACGACGGCCGAGGAAATTGCTAACATGACTGCATTTTTGCTTTCTGCGCGTTCAAGCCATACAACGGGACAATTGATTCATGTGGATGGCGGTTATGTCCATTTGGACCGTGCGATTACTGACTAA
- a CDS encoding NAD kinase, with translation MKIAIHGRNFNESARPFIESMFSELARRKIDVQLSEPFRSFLDKQGIQHFSHMVYGNPDELCNARMVVSMGGDGTLLETISHVGKRRIPVIGINVGRLGFLATVSPERISDMIEALENNQYKIDERTLVKVESNIDLFEGRNFGLNDFTITKTDTASMITVHTYLNDEFLNSYWADGLIISTPTGSTGYSLSCGGPVLVPHSQNFIITPVSPHNLNVRPLVVEDSSVIRLEVKSRSNNFLVSMDSRSRVVDEVTELTVSKADFTARLIKMRDDSFLDTLRSKLSWGLDMRN, from the coding sequence ATGAAAATAGCAATTCACGGACGCAACTTTAATGAGTCTGCTCGCCCGTTCATAGAATCTATGTTCAGTGAGTTAGCGCGTCGGAAAATTGACGTGCAGCTTTCCGAGCCGTTCCGATCCTTTTTGGATAAACAAGGCATTCAGCATTTTTCGCATATGGTTTATGGAAACCCTGACGAACTTTGTAATGCCCGAATGGTTGTGAGCATGGGTGGAGACGGCACTTTGCTGGAAACAATTTCTCATGTAGGCAAAAGACGGATTCCCGTTATTGGTATCAATGTGGGCCGTCTGGGATTTCTGGCGACGGTTTCTCCTGAGCGGATTTCTGATATGATTGAGGCGCTTGAAAATAATCAATACAAAATTGATGAAAGAACGCTCGTAAAAGTTGAATCCAATATTGATTTGTTTGAAGGAAGAAATTTCGGATTGAATGATTTTACGATCACAAAAACCGATACCGCTTCCATGATTACGGTTCATACGTATCTGAATGATGAATTCCTGAATTCTTATTGGGCGGATGGATTAATAATTTCTACGCCAACGGGTTCGACTGGGTACTCACTAAGCTGTGGCGGTCCGGTTCTTGTTCCGCATTCTCAAAATTTTATCATTACGCCCGTAAGTCCGCATAATTTAAATGTGCGCCCGCTGGTTGTTGAAGATTCTTCGGTGATCAGGCTGGAAGTTAAAAGTCGCAGTAACAATTTTCTTGTTTCCATGGATTCCCGTTCAAGGGTTGTTGACGAGGTAACTGAGCTAACGGTTAGTAAGGCAGATTTTACAGCTCGTTTGATAAAAATGCGCGACGACAGTTTTCTTGATACCTTACGAAGTAAATTATCGTGGGGATTGGATATGAGAAATTAA
- a CDS encoding dipeptide epimerase — MQLIFHSFDLELKHTFTIAHDSRDMQQTLIVELKNGNLSGFGEATSNPYYGATIEKMITSLESIRPLIEEDKLTSPEELWAKVNPYLKDNSFAQCALDEAAHDLFAKKKGQKLYETWDLSIDRNPLTNFTIGIDTVEKMVSKMQELPWPIYKIKLGTDDDLRIVRELRSHTTAAFRVDANCAWSAEQTIKFSGELKNLGVEFIEQPLPADDIEGMKKVFSGSALPVIADESCILESDVLKCYGLFHGVNIKLTKCGGLTSARRMIKEAKDLNMTTMVGCMTESSVGISAIGHLLPLLDYVDMDGSLLIKNDPATGVTFDFGKVIYASENGTGAVLK, encoded by the coding sequence ATGCAGCTGATATTTCACTCCTTCGATCTTGAATTAAAACACACTTTCACCATTGCGCACGATTCCCGCGATATGCAGCAGACATTAATCGTCGAGCTGAAAAATGGAAATTTAAGCGGTTTTGGTGAAGCGACTTCCAATCCTTATTACGGCGCTACGATTGAGAAAATGATAACTTCTCTGGAAAGTATCCGTCCACTTATTGAAGAAGACAAGCTAACTTCTCCGGAAGAATTATGGGCAAAAGTAAATCCATATCTGAAAGACAATTCCTTTGCACAATGTGCGCTGGATGAAGCTGCTCATGATTTATTTGCCAAGAAAAAAGGACAGAAATTGTATGAAACCTGGGATTTGTCTATTGATCGAAATCCGTTGACAAACTTCACGATTGGTATTGATACTGTTGAAAAAATGGTATCAAAAATGCAGGAACTTCCCTGGCCGATTTATAAAATAAAATTAGGTACTGATGACGATCTCAGGATTGTCAGAGAGTTACGCTCACATACAACGGCTGCTTTTCGTGTGGATGCAAATTGTGCATGGTCCGCTGAACAAACGATTAAATTTTCCGGGGAATTAAAAAACCTTGGGGTTGAATTTATTGAACAACCTTTGCCGGCGGATGATATTGAAGGAATGAAAAAAGTTTTTTCGGGGAGTGCATTGCCTGTAATCGCTGATGAAAGCTGTATTCTGGAAAGCGATGTGTTGAAATGTTACGGACTTTTTCATGGGGTGAATATCAAGCTCACCAAATGTGGCGGACTAACTTCTGCCCGGCGAATGATCAAGGAAGCCAAAGATCTTAATATGACCACAATGGTTGGTTGTATGACGGAATCCAGCGTTGGAATTTCTGCTATTGGCCATTTGCTTCCGCTACTGGATTATGTGGATATGGATGGTTCTTTACTAATCAAAAATGATCCGGCCACGGGCGTAACTTTTGATTTTGGAAAGGTAATTTACGCTTCCGAAAATGGAACTGGCGCTGTATTGAAATGA